A region from the Alnus glutinosa chromosome 5, dhAlnGlut1.1, whole genome shotgun sequence genome encodes:
- the LOC133868759 gene encoding phospholipase A1-Igamma1, chloroplastic-like has translation MAISTMIYSHLPATTQSRLSIIHAHKEALLDRPQAKAPSNPALRLAESLSHLLHLHVQTPPRTDLHQSIWSSFTEEKHSTPTTSPKEVIAHKWRDVHGSSDWDNLLDPLQPWLRREIVKYGEFAQATYDAFDFDSFSEYCGSCRYNPRNMFEKLGLSRNGYTVSNYIYGMSNIHMPQWLERSHLADTWSKDSNWIGYVAVSDDEETRRIGRRDIVVAWRGTVAPSEWYEDMQRKLEPFGQGDAKVEHGFLSLYTSKNESTRYNKTSASEQAMKEVTRLVEMYREKGEEVSLTVTGHSLGGALALLNAYEAAATIPNLPVSVISFGAPRVGNVGFRDELHQLGVKTLRVVIKQDVVPRMPGLVFNESLQKFDDITGSLEWVYTHVGAELKLDVRSSPYLKRGFDLMGFHSLETYLHLVDGFLSSATTFRSGARRDVALVNKACDMLVDELRIPRCWYQLANKGLVCNAHGRWVKPKRDAEDIPSPAGREESTVNALAVGMQAQDAVESVLYALVLL, from the coding sequence ATGGCAATATCCACGATGATCTACAGTCATCTTCCTGCAACCACACAATCCAGGCTTTCTATAATCCATGCCCATAAAGAAGCTCTTCTCGATCGCCCCCAAGCAAAGGCACCATCAAATCCGGCTTTACGTCTCGCCGAATCACTCTCACATCTCCTCCACCTCCATGTTCAAACCCCTCCCCGGACCGATCTTCACCAATCAATTTGGAGCTCGTTTACCGAAGAGAAACACTCCACTCCCACAACTTCTCCCAAGGAGGTCATAGCGCACAAGTGGCGTGACGTACACGGTTCCTCGGATTGGGACAATCTTTTGGATCCTCTTCAGCCTTGGCTCAGACGAGAGATCGTCAAATATGGGGAATTCGCACAGGCAACATACGAcgcttttgattttgattctttctcCGAGTACTGCGGGAGCTGCCGGTACAATCCAAGAAACATGTTTGAGAAACTAGGCCTTAGCAGAAATGGCTACACGGTTAGCAACTATATTTATGGCATGTCCAATATACATATGCCTCAGTGGCTGGAGAGGTCACATTTGGCGGACACGTGGAGCAAAGATTCCAACTGGATCGGCTATGTGGCGGTCAGCGACGACGAGGAGACACGGAGGATCGGACGGAGAGATATTGTGGTGGCGTGGCGGGGAACCGTGGCACCCTCGGAGTGGTACGAGGATATGCAAAGGAAGTTGGAGCCATTTGGGCAGGGAGATGCCAAAGTTGAACACGGGTTTCTTAGCCTTTACACTAGCAAGAATGAATCTACAAGGTACAACAAGACAAGCGCCTCAGAGCAAGCGATGAAAGAAGTGACAAGGCTTGTGGAAATGTACAGGGAAAAAGGTGAAGAAGTAAGCCTTACGGTCACCGGACATAGCTTGGGTGGCGCGCTGGCTCTGCTCAATGCTTACGAAGCCGCAGCAACCATTCCCAACCTTCCCGTCAGCGTGATTTCCTTCGGCGCACCGAGGGTCGGCAACGTTGGTTTCCGAGACGAGCTTCATCAGCTGGGAGTCAAAACACTGAGGGTGGTAATCAAGCAAGACGTAGTCCCTCGGATGCCGGGGCTTGTTTTCAACGAGAGCTTACAAAAGTTTGATGATATCACCGGATCATTGGAATGGGTTTACACCCACGTGGGAGCCGAACTGAAGCTCGACGTTCGATCATCGCCGTACCTCAAGCGTGGGTTCGACTTGATGGGGTTCCATAGCCTTGAGACATACCTTCATCTTGTGGACGGGTTTCTTAGTAGTGCCACAACATTTCGGTCTGGTGCGAGGAGGGATGTTGCGTTAGTGAACAAGGCGTGTGATATGTTGGTGGATGAGCTTAGGATCCCACGTTGTTGGTACCAATTGGCCAACAAGGGATTAGTATGTAATGCTCATGGTAGATGGGTAAAACCAAAGAGAGATGCAGAAGACATACCTTCACCAGCTGGTAGGGAAGAAAGTACTGTGAATGCTCTTGCAGTTGGAATGCAAGCACAAGATGCGGTTGAATCTGTACTATATGCTctagttttgttataa